In Micromonospora sp. NBC_01813, the following are encoded in one genomic region:
- a CDS encoding DUF559 domain-containing protein, protein MDDVARYRALRATGVGEGEIRGLLDRGQLWRPFNDTYLPATVARQLPYARLRALSARLPPTALICRQSAAFLHGFGDFVAAPKDDRVHVMLPAGVARPRFRGVIIHETALPAEPCLVDGVACTSPARTAVDLARTSSRMDALPALDGALRLGGCDIEDLALEVAMHSGLPGVVMVRDLLRWVDAGAQCRQESQLRLIVTDGDLPRPQTQIKVLDGPFVTRYVIDLGWEESRVGAEYDGRSHLTAERAQHDRERHNWLAARGWRMRYFTAVDIYRRPRRVVAVLRQALSS, encoded by the coding sequence ATGGATGACGTGGCACGCTACCGGGCACTTCGAGCCACCGGGGTCGGCGAAGGCGAGATCCGAGGGCTTCTCGACCGCGGCCAGCTGTGGCGGCCCTTCAACGACACGTATCTGCCCGCGACCGTTGCGCGGCAACTCCCGTACGCCCGCCTGCGGGCACTGTCGGCCCGGCTGCCGCCGACCGCGTTGATCTGCCGGCAGAGCGCCGCGTTCCTGCACGGCTTCGGCGACTTCGTCGCTGCGCCGAAGGACGACCGAGTACACGTGATGTTGCCAGCCGGCGTCGCGCGGCCCAGGTTCCGTGGCGTGATCATCCACGAGACGGCACTGCCGGCCGAGCCTTGCCTGGTCGATGGGGTGGCCTGTACGTCACCCGCACGTACGGCCGTCGACCTGGCACGGACATCTTCCCGGATGGACGCCCTGCCGGCCCTCGACGGCGCGCTACGACTGGGCGGATGTGACATCGAAGACCTCGCGCTTGAGGTGGCGATGCACTCCGGCCTGCCCGGCGTGGTGATGGTGCGTGACCTGCTGCGCTGGGTCGATGCGGGCGCGCAGTGCCGGCAGGAGAGTCAGCTGCGGCTGATCGTGACGGACGGCGACCTGCCGCGCCCGCAAACTCAGATCAAGGTTCTCGACGGGCCGTTCGTCACCCGGTACGTGATCGATCTCGGCTGGGAGGAATCGCGGGTCGGCGCCGAGTATGACGGCCGGTCGCATCTCACCGCCGAGCGCGCCCAACACGATCGCGAGCGACACAACTGGCTGGCCGCCCGGGGCTGGCGGATGCGCTACTTCACGGCCGTCGACATCTACCGACGCCCGCGACGCGTTGTCGCAGTGCTACGCCAGGCACTTTCCAGCTAG
- a CDS encoding stage II sporulation protein M — protein sequence MDLDAYVAEHEPQWRRLEQLVRGRQLSVGEVDELVALYQRTATHLSVVRSRSPDPALVARLSGLVLAARSRLTGARTVRWAQVGRFFTTDFPQAVFRAAPWWGAVAVGFCALTGFLMWWVADNPDSARLLIGDQAASELAESSFAGYYTQYAAPNFAVQLFTHNSWLAAQCLAAGILVLPVLYLLWMNALNIGVTGGVMISYDRADVFFGLITPHGLLELTGVFIAAGVGLRIGGAWISPPAHLSRSRAVAQAGLSGVLVALGLVLVFAAAGLIEAFVTPAPLPTWLRVGIGASVWLAFLGYVVTCGSRRSRRHPLS from the coding sequence GTGGACCTCGACGCGTACGTGGCCGAGCACGAGCCGCAATGGCGGCGCCTCGAACAGCTCGTCCGTGGCCGGCAACTCTCCGTCGGCGAAGTCGACGAGTTGGTGGCGCTCTACCAGCGTACCGCCACGCACTTGTCGGTCGTCCGGAGCCGGTCGCCGGATCCGGCGCTGGTGGCCCGACTCTCCGGGCTGGTGCTGGCCGCCCGGTCGCGGCTGACCGGCGCGCGGACGGTGCGATGGGCGCAGGTCGGCAGGTTCTTCACCACCGACTTCCCGCAGGCGGTCTTCCGGGCGGCGCCGTGGTGGGGTGCGGTGGCGGTCGGGTTCTGCGCGCTGACCGGATTCCTGATGTGGTGGGTGGCCGACAATCCGGACAGCGCCCGGCTGCTGATCGGCGATCAGGCGGCCAGCGAACTCGCCGAGTCGAGCTTCGCCGGCTACTACACCCAGTACGCCGCACCGAACTTCGCCGTCCAGTTGTTCACCCACAACTCCTGGTTGGCCGCGCAGTGTCTGGCCGCCGGGATCCTGGTGCTTCCGGTGCTGTACCTGCTCTGGATGAACGCGCTGAACATCGGAGTGACCGGCGGGGTGATGATCTCCTACGACCGGGCGGACGTCTTCTTCGGCCTGATCACCCCGCACGGGCTGCTCGAACTCACCGGGGTGTTCATCGCCGCCGGGGTGGGGCTGCGGATCGGCGGCGCGTGGATCTCACCGCCCGCGCACCTGAGTCGGAGCCGGGCAGTGGCGCAGGCCGGCCTCTCCGGGGTGCTGGTGGCCCTCGGCCTGGTGCTGGTGTTCGCGGCCGCCGGGCTGATCGAGGCGTTCGTCACCCCGGCACCGTTGCCGACCTGGCTGCGGGTCGGGATCGGCGCCTCGGTCTGGCTCGCCTTCCTCGGCTACGTCGTCACCTGCGGCTCCCGCCGCTCCCGCCGCCACCCGCTCTCATGA
- a CDS encoding AAA family ATPase, whose protein sequence is MSQSSTAGPATSGPLAGEDEAREALRRLRTEVGKAVVGQDAVVTGLVIALLCRGHVLLEGVPGVAKTLLVRAFAAALDLDTKRLQFTPDLMPGDVTGSLIFDPRTAAFTFRQGPVFTNLLLADEINRTPPKTQSALLEVMEERQVSVEGVARPLPTPFVVAATQNPIEYEGTYPLPEAQLDRFLLKLAVPLPSREEELGVLRAHHRGFDPSDLAAAGVRPVATAADLAAARRAVGQVRVSEEVFGYIVDLCRATRMSPALSLGASPRGTTALLNTAKAWGWLAGRDYVTPDDVKSVTRATLRHRVRLRPEAELEGVTADGVLDAVLGTVPTPR, encoded by the coding sequence GTGAGTCAATCCAGCACGGCCGGCCCGGCGACGAGTGGCCCGCTGGCCGGCGAAGACGAGGCCAGGGAGGCGCTCCGACGGCTGCGGACCGAGGTCGGCAAGGCCGTGGTCGGGCAGGACGCCGTGGTCACCGGACTCGTGATCGCCCTGCTCTGTCGGGGCCACGTACTGCTCGAAGGTGTGCCCGGCGTCGCGAAGACGCTGCTGGTACGCGCCTTCGCCGCCGCACTCGACCTGGACACGAAGCGGCTGCAGTTCACCCCGGACCTGATGCCCGGCGATGTCACCGGCTCGCTGATCTTCGACCCGCGCACCGCCGCCTTCACCTTCCGGCAGGGTCCGGTCTTCACCAACCTGCTGCTCGCCGACGAGATCAACCGGACTCCGCCGAAGACCCAGTCGGCGTTGCTGGAGGTGATGGAGGAGCGTCAGGTGTCGGTCGAAGGGGTGGCCCGGCCGCTACCGACGCCGTTCGTCGTGGCCGCGACCCAGAACCCGATCGAGTACGAAGGCACCTACCCGCTGCCCGAGGCACAGCTGGACCGGTTTCTCCTCAAACTCGCCGTGCCGTTGCCCAGCCGTGAGGAGGAGCTCGGCGTACTGCGCGCACACCACCGGGGCTTCGACCCGTCCGATCTGGCCGCCGCCGGGGTACGCCCGGTCGCCACCGCCGCCGACCTGGCCGCGGCGCGACGGGCGGTAGGCCAGGTGCGGGTCAGCGAAGAAGTCTTCGGCTACATCGTGGACCTGTGCCGGGCCACCCGGATGTCGCCGGCGCTGTCACTGGGCGCTTCGCCCCGGGGCACGACGGCGCTGCTGAACACCGCCAAGGCCTGGGGGTGGTTGGCCGGCCGCGACTACGTGACCCCCGACGACGTCAAGTCGGTCACCCGGGCGACCCTGCGGCACCGGGTCAGGCTGCGGCCCGAGGCCGAACTGGAAGGGGTCACCGCGGACGGCGTACTAGACGCGGTGCTCGGCACCGTACCGACACCGCGGTGA
- a CDS encoding DUF58 domain-containing protein has product MTARVAALLGLGAFTLPWWPSPWLGLLVVTATVAGLTLVDLLLAAPLGRLALRREGDRTSWLGTSATVTLWLRNDSRRRLHAQVRDAWTPSAGAVAAAPVADPPTAGSPAAEPADPPPARSSARPAAGTPERTGGPVWQVRLTPGSAVALPARLTPTRRGDRPAADVTVRSVGPLGLAFRQRRGRPVTPPWTLRVLPRFDSRRLLPEKVARLRVIDGMRATRGRGQGTEFDNLREYVVGDDVRSIDWRASARRADVLVRTWRPERDRRVVCVLDTGRTSAARIGDEPRLDVTIDAALLLAALANRAGDRVDLLAVDSAVRAAVSGTSRQLLMPRLVGALAPLRPTLAETDYELVVGEVLRRESKRALVVLCTALEPGALGDGLLPVLPQLAARHQVVVASVQDPTLTALIDEPPRDVGDVYAAAAAWRTAGERDRIRTALSRYGVLVLDAPPATFASRLADLYLHLKLLGRL; this is encoded by the coding sequence GTGACCGCCCGGGTGGCCGCGCTGCTCGGTCTCGGGGCGTTCACCCTGCCCTGGTGGCCGTCGCCCTGGCTCGGCCTGCTCGTCGTGACCGCGACGGTGGCCGGCCTGACCCTGGTCGACCTGCTGCTGGCCGCACCGCTGGGCAGACTGGCCCTGCGCCGCGAGGGAGATCGCACCAGCTGGCTCGGTACGTCGGCCACGGTCACCCTGTGGCTGCGCAACGATTCCCGGCGACGGCTACATGCCCAGGTACGCGATGCGTGGACCCCGTCCGCCGGGGCCGTCGCCGCCGCACCGGTCGCCGACCCGCCGACCGCCGGTTCGCCGGCCGCCGAACCGGCCGATCCGCCGCCGGCTCGCTCGTCGGCTCGCCCGGCCGCCGGCACCCCCGAGCGCACCGGCGGCCCGGTGTGGCAGGTACGGCTGACGCCCGGCTCGGCCGTGGCGTTGCCAGCCCGGCTGACCCCGACCAGACGCGGCGACCGGCCCGCCGCCGACGTGACCGTACGCTCGGTCGGGCCGCTGGGGCTGGCATTCCGCCAGCGGCGCGGACGACCGGTGACCCCGCCGTGGACACTGCGGGTGCTCCCCCGGTTCGACTCCCGACGGCTACTTCCGGAGAAGGTGGCCCGGTTGCGGGTGATCGACGGCATGCGGGCCACCCGGGGCCGTGGCCAGGGGACCGAGTTCGACAACCTGCGGGAGTACGTCGTCGGCGACGACGTCCGGTCGATCGACTGGCGGGCGAGCGCCCGCCGGGCCGACGTACTCGTGCGGACCTGGCGCCCCGAGCGGGACCGGCGGGTGGTGTGCGTGCTGGACACCGGGCGGACCTCGGCCGCCCGGATCGGCGACGAGCCACGGCTGGACGTGACGATCGACGCCGCGTTGCTGCTGGCGGCGCTGGCCAACCGCGCCGGTGACCGGGTCGACCTGCTGGCCGTCGACTCGGCGGTACGGGCGGCGGTCTCCGGCACCAGTCGACAGTTGCTGATGCCCCGACTGGTCGGGGCGTTGGCTCCGCTGCGACCGACCCTCGCCGAGACCGACTACGAGCTGGTGGTCGGCGAGGTGCTGCGCCGGGAGAGCAAGCGGGCGCTGGTGGTGCTCTGCACCGCGCTGGAGCCGGGCGCGCTCGGCGACGGGTTGCTGCCGGTGTTACCGCAGCTCGCCGCCCGCCACCAGGTCGTGGTCGCCTCGGTGCAGGATCCGACGCTGACCGCGTTGATCGACGAGCCGCCGCGAGACGTCGGTGACGTGTACGCCGCCGCGGCCGCCTGGCGTACCGCCGGCGAACGGGACCGGATCCGCACCGCCCTCAGCCGGTACGGGGTGCTGGTCCTCGACGCGCCACCGGCCACCTTCGCCAGTCGACTCGCCGACCTCTACCTGCACCTCAAACTCCTCGGCCGCCTCTGA